Proteins from a genomic interval of Pristis pectinata isolate sPriPec2 chromosome 21, sPriPec2.1.pri, whole genome shotgun sequence:
- the LOC127581140 gene encoding cytochrome P450 2D15-like isoform X1 — MVFAALSHLLPKLYDSFTVLAVFFALFCLVFDFMKRRKTCENYPPGPRGFPFVGNILQVDLRNPHVSFSKLWKKYGDVVSLQFGWTSVVVLSGYKTLKEALVKKSEDFADRPDFPIYKKLSERIGEGILFARYGDWWKEQRRFSLQSLKNFGLGKKSLELRIVEEAGFLNQIFESEQGLPFDPHFYLTFATVNIICSIVFGERFEYRDEKLLRFLHILEEDSVLEGGFWGQLLNAFPFLCNLPGPQNKIFQNQEKIIQFLQEIVTRHKESWDPNDIRDFIDAFLAEQEKDMNFRSLMFCIYQIKMKNTPNTSFLESKMIGSAVDLFVAGTETTSTTLNWGLLFMVLHPDVQSQVHEEIDRVIGKERRPKLEDREEMPFTNAVIHEIQRLGNIGPISLPHQTYRDTEVMGYTIPKETTIIPNLSSALFDEDIWSTPHQFNPGHFLNSDGKFVKPEAFIPFSAGHRVCLGQQLAKTELFIFFTSMLQRFTFHLPENEPRPSYRDARCGITLCPLPYRLCVKARL, encoded by the exons ATGGTGTTCGCGGCTCTATCGCACCTCCTGCCCAAGCTCTATGACAGCTTCACGGTGCTGGCCGTGTTCTTCGCCCTCTTTTGCCTGGTCTTCGACTTCATGAAGAGGCGGAAGACGTGTGAGAACTACCCTCCCGGGCCCCGGGGGTTCCCTTTCGTCGGCAACATTCTGCAAGTGGACCTGAGAAACCCTCACGTGTCATTCTCAAAG CTGTGGAAGAAGTACGGCGACGTGGTGAGTTTACAGTTTGGATGGACAAGCGTGGTGGTGTTGAGCGGCTACAAGACCCtgaaagaggcgctggtgaagAAATCGGAAGACTTTGCGGACCGGCCAGACTTTCCGATATATAAGAAGCTCTCTGAGAGGATCGGGGAAG GTATCCTCTTTGCCAGGTATGGCGACTGGTGGAAAGAACAGAGGAGATTTTCACTTCAGAGCCTGAAAAACTTTGGGCTGGGGAAGAAGTCTCTTGAATTGCGAATTGTAGAAGAGGCTGGGTTTCTGAATCAAATCTTTGAAAGTGAACAAG GCCTCCCTTTTGATCCACATTTCTATCTAACTTTTGCGACGGTGAACATTATCTGCTCAATTGTCTTCGGAGAACGTTTTGAATATCGCGATGAGAAGCTCCTTCGATTTTTGCACATACTTGAAGAAGACTCTGTGCTGGAAGGTGGATTTTGGGGTCAG TTGCTGAATGCATTCCCCTTCCTGTGTAACCTCCCAGGGCCacagaacaaaatatttcaaaatcaggaGAAAATCATTCAGTTTTTGCAAGAAATAGTCACGAGGCATAAGGAATCATGGGATCCAAATGATATCAGGGACTTCATTGATGCTTTCTTAGCAGAACAAGAGAAG GACATGAACTTCAGATCACTAATGTTCTGCATTTACCAGATAAAG ATGAAGAACACACCGAATACGAGTTTCCTGGAGAGCAAGATGATTGGGTCAGCAGTTGACCTCTTTGTTGCAGGTACAGagaccacctccaccaccctgaACTGGGGCTTGCTCTTCATGGTGCTACATCCAGATGTCCAGT CTCAGGTCCACGAGGAGATTGACAGAGTGATTGGGAAGGAGCGAAGGCCAAAGCTGGAAGACCGGGAGGAAATGCCATTCACTAATGCTGTTATCCATGAAATCCAACGCTTAGGGAATATTGGTCCAATTTCACTACCTCATCAAACATACAGAGATACCGAGGTCATGGGTTACACCATCCCTAAG GAAACAACAATCATCCCAAATCTTTCCTCAGCCTTGTTTGATGAAGACATTTGGTCGACTCCACATCAGTTCAATCCGGGACACTTCCTCAACTCGGATGGGAAGTTTGTGAAGCCAGAAGCCTTCATCCCATTCTCTGCAG GTCATCGTGTGTGTTTGGGGCAGCAGCTGGCGAAGACGGAGCTCTTCATCTTCTTCACGTCCATGCTCCAACGATTCACGTTCCATCTCCCAGAAAATGAGCCAAGGCCGAGCTACAGGGATGCACGATGCGGAATCACCCTCTGTCCGCTCCCGTATCGGCTCTGTGTTAAAGCCAgattgtga
- the LOC127581140 gene encoding cytochrome P450 2D15-like isoform X2 gives MVFAALSHLLPKLYDSFTVLAVFFALFCLVFDFMKRRKTCENYPPGPRGFPFVGNILQVDLRNPHVSFSKLWKKYGDVVSLQFGWTSVVVLSGYKTLKEALVKKSEDFADRPDFPIYKKLSERIGEGILFARYGDWWKEQRRFSLQSLKNFGLGKKSLELRIVEEAGFLNQIFESEQGLPFDPHFYLTFATVNIICSIVFGERFEYRDEKLLRFLHILEEDSVLEGGFWGQLLNAFPFLCNLPGPQNKIFQNQEKIIQFLQEIVTRHKESWDPNDIRDFIDAFLAEQEKMKNTPNTSFLESKMIGSAVDLFVAGTETTSTTLNWGLLFMVLHPDVQSQVHEEIDRVIGKERRPKLEDREEMPFTNAVIHEIQRLGNIGPISLPHQTYRDTEVMGYTIPKETTIIPNLSSALFDEDIWSTPHQFNPGHFLNSDGKFVKPEAFIPFSAGHRVCLGQQLAKTELFIFFTSMLQRFTFHLPENEPRPSYRDARCGITLCPLPYRLCVKARL, from the exons ATGGTGTTCGCGGCTCTATCGCACCTCCTGCCCAAGCTCTATGACAGCTTCACGGTGCTGGCCGTGTTCTTCGCCCTCTTTTGCCTGGTCTTCGACTTCATGAAGAGGCGGAAGACGTGTGAGAACTACCCTCCCGGGCCCCGGGGGTTCCCTTTCGTCGGCAACATTCTGCAAGTGGACCTGAGAAACCCTCACGTGTCATTCTCAAAG CTGTGGAAGAAGTACGGCGACGTGGTGAGTTTACAGTTTGGATGGACAAGCGTGGTGGTGTTGAGCGGCTACAAGACCCtgaaagaggcgctggtgaagAAATCGGAAGACTTTGCGGACCGGCCAGACTTTCCGATATATAAGAAGCTCTCTGAGAGGATCGGGGAAG GTATCCTCTTTGCCAGGTATGGCGACTGGTGGAAAGAACAGAGGAGATTTTCACTTCAGAGCCTGAAAAACTTTGGGCTGGGGAAGAAGTCTCTTGAATTGCGAATTGTAGAAGAGGCTGGGTTTCTGAATCAAATCTTTGAAAGTGAACAAG GCCTCCCTTTTGATCCACATTTCTATCTAACTTTTGCGACGGTGAACATTATCTGCTCAATTGTCTTCGGAGAACGTTTTGAATATCGCGATGAGAAGCTCCTTCGATTTTTGCACATACTTGAAGAAGACTCTGTGCTGGAAGGTGGATTTTGGGGTCAG TTGCTGAATGCATTCCCCTTCCTGTGTAACCTCCCAGGGCCacagaacaaaatatttcaaaatcaggaGAAAATCATTCAGTTTTTGCAAGAAATAGTCACGAGGCATAAGGAATCATGGGATCCAAATGATATCAGGGACTTCATTGATGCTTTCTTAGCAGAACAAGAGAAG ATGAAGAACACACCGAATACGAGTTTCCTGGAGAGCAAGATGATTGGGTCAGCAGTTGACCTCTTTGTTGCAGGTACAGagaccacctccaccaccctgaACTGGGGCTTGCTCTTCATGGTGCTACATCCAGATGTCCAGT CTCAGGTCCACGAGGAGATTGACAGAGTGATTGGGAAGGAGCGAAGGCCAAAGCTGGAAGACCGGGAGGAAATGCCATTCACTAATGCTGTTATCCATGAAATCCAACGCTTAGGGAATATTGGTCCAATTTCACTACCTCATCAAACATACAGAGATACCGAGGTCATGGGTTACACCATCCCTAAG GAAACAACAATCATCCCAAATCTTTCCTCAGCCTTGTTTGATGAAGACATTTGGTCGACTCCACATCAGTTCAATCCGGGACACTTCCTCAACTCGGATGGGAAGTTTGTGAAGCCAGAAGCCTTCATCCCATTCTCTGCAG GTCATCGTGTGTGTTTGGGGCAGCAGCTGGCGAAGACGGAGCTCTTCATCTTCTTCACGTCCATGCTCCAACGATTCACGTTCCATCTCCCAGAAAATGAGCCAAGGCCGAGCTACAGGGATGCACGATGCGGAATCACCCTCTGTCCGCTCCCGTATCGGCTCTGTGTTAAAGCCAgattgtga